One window of Hippoglossus stenolepis isolate QCI-W04-F060 chromosome 1, HSTE1.2, whole genome shotgun sequence genomic DNA carries:
- the LOC124851127 gene encoding calcyclin-binding protein-like: MVLVMCKKQTTKKWGCLTKAELQTKEKEKPTTEETADPSDGLMSMLKKIYSDGDDEMKRTINKAWSESQEKKSRGEDALDL; encoded by the exons atggTCCTGGTCATGTGCAAGAAGCAGACAACAAAGAAGTGGGGGTGCCTAACGAAGGCGGAACTGCAGACTAAAGAGAAAGA AAAACCCACTACGGAGGAGACTGCAGACCCCAGCGACGGCCTGATGAGCATGCTGAAGAAGATATACTCCGACGGAGATGACGAGATGAAGAGAACCATCAACAAAGCCTGGTCAGAGTCCCAGGAGAAGAAGAGCCGAGGAGAAGACGCGCTGGACCTGTAA
- the LOC118109200 gene encoding LOW QUALITY PROTEIN: vacuolar protein sorting-associated protein 4B-like (The sequence of the model RefSeq protein was modified relative to this genomic sequence to represent the inferred CDS: inserted 1 base in 1 codon), which translates to MEKPNIQWSDVAGLEGAKEALKEAVILPIKFPYPKRTPWRGILLFGPPGTGKSYLAKAVATEANNSTFFSISSSDLVSKWLGESEKLVKNLFTLAREHKPSIIFIDEIDSLCGSRSENESEATRRIKTEFLVQMQGVGNNNDXVLVLGATNIPWTLDSAIRRRFEKRIYIPLPEEHARSFMFKLHLGSTPSSLSDSDFVTLGKKTEGYSGADISVIVRDALMQPVRKVQSATHFKR; encoded by the exons ATGGAGAAACCAAACATCCAATGGAGTGACGTCGCTGGTTTAGAAGGAGCCAAGGAGGCACTGAAAGAAGCCGTTATTCTTCCAATCAAATTCCCATACCCAAAGAGAACTCCATGGAGAGGGATCTTGCTCTTTGGACCTCCAGGCACAGGCAAGTCCTATCTGGCTAAAGCTGTTGCCACGGAGGCAAACAACTCAACgttcttctccatctcctcgtCTGACCTCGTCTCTAAATGGCTCGGAGAGAGTGAAAA ATTGGTGAAGAATCTTTTTACCCTTGCGAGGGAACACAAGCcttccatcatcttcatcgATGAGATTGACTCGCTGTGTGGATCAAGAAGCGAGAACGAGAGTGAGGCCACTCGGCGTATTAAGACAGAATTCCTGGTTCAGATGCAGG gtGTGGGGAATAACAATG GAGTGCTGGTACTCGGGGCAACAAACATCCCGTGGACCCTAGACTCAGCCATCAGAAGAAG ATTTGAGAAAAGGATCTACATCCCGCTGCCTGAAGAGCACGCCCGCTCTTTCATGTTCAAGCTCCACCTGGGATCGACTCCCAGCAGCCTCAGTGATTCTGACTTTGTCACTCTGGGCAAGAAGACAGAAGGATACTCTGGAGCAGACATAAGTGTCATCGTCAGAGATGCTCTAATGCAGCCAGTTCGAAAGGTCCAGTCAGCAACCCACTTCAAGCgg